The sequence ACAGCAAACAAAAGACCGACCTTTTTTAAATCCAAATGAGACATGTATGCGTTTACATAAATCCCATGTAATTACTTTTTATTTTCTTACTCCTTAAAGCTCGTAGTTTTGTGTTTTTAATAATCATATCAACTTAATCTTAACAACTCATCAAAGGCTTAATCGTTCGAGATTATAATTGATGCCTAATAATTGATCAACTACTCGCTAACCAAACCTTTTAATAATTTCCTCTTTTAGTCTTTCTTTATCTTCAGCCTCCTCGTCAGTTAAAGTATGTTGAGGCCTTTTAGCCAAAATTTCATAACCCCTCAAGATTTCTTCATTTGTTAACTTTTCTAACTGGATAAAAAACCTCCTAACTTCACAATTTCAAATACATTATGGAGCAATAATTCAAGGCTATTCTTTAATGATATGACTTACATCAAAAGAAAATCACAATTCTTATATAATTTTTTCCAATCATTAATTGGTCTTTACACTCTCCTACTAATGATAAAGCTATAGAAAATACGCCCAATTATAGTGGAGAAAGGAGCCCTAATTTTAGTAAAGAGCCACTTAGTAAACGAGAGTTTGCGAATATAAGTCAGGGCATCACTGTAACCCAGACTTACGGATGATCTTTTATTTTTAAGAAATAATATATTTTGTTCTTTTTTTAACTAAATAAAACGAATCACATGAAGATCTCTATTTCATATCTTTAAAACAGAATTATCGTTCGGACCACTACGGCCTAAAGTACTAACCAACTATTCTAAGAATAGGCCTGTTCCCCATCCAAATTAGGCTAACCATGAATAGAATCCTCACATAAATTGCAGATATGACTAAATATTAAAAAGGGTCATTCTGGGGAGTGTATGTTTAATGGGGTTCGGGATTATTGTCATGGGCTTATTGATTGGTTTTTTGGTTGGGCTGACAGGTGTGGGAGGGGCCGCGTTATTGACTCCTATTCTAATATTATTAGGCATCAGTCCATCGATTGCGGTTGGGACGGATCTTATCTATAATTCAGTCACTAAATTCTTTGGTTCTATCCAGCATTGGCGACAAAAATCCATCAACCTCCAATTGGTTAAATACCTCGCCATTGGGAGTATTCCAAGTGCGATTTTGGCGGTCATCGTCCTTCGGGTTTTTGACTCTTTTTTTCAAAATCAAGAGCAAATCATTGAAATTGCGCTTGGATATACCTTAATTTTGGTTGCCATTGCCACGTTGGTTAAAACGTTCATGAAGGAGAAGTATGACTCGAATCGTTTTCAACTGAAGCCTTTAGAGGATAAACGAAAGATGACGATCTGCATTGGGGCTATTTTAGGATTTATGGTAGGCTTAACATCTATTGGTTCTGGGTCTCTATTTGCCTTAGCGATGTTATTTCTCTATAAACTCCGAGCATCTGAATTAGTCGGAACCGATATTGCTCATGCCTTCTTATTAGTATCAGCAGCAGGGTTTATGCATGCGGGAATTGGCAATGTCGATTATTTACTCGCCTTAAATTTATTAGTCGGATCAATACCCGGTGTTATTATCGGTAGCACCATCTCCTCAAAAGTACCAGCAAAACCTTTAAGGGCAATC is a genomic window of Niallia sp. XMNu-256 containing:
- a CDS encoding sulfite exporter TauE/SafE family protein, which translates into the protein MGFGIIVMGLLIGFLVGLTGVGGAALLTPILILLGISPSIAVGTDLIYNSVTKFFGSIQHWRQKSINLQLVKYLAIGSIPSAILAVIVLRVFDSFFQNQEQIIEIALGYTLILVAIATLVKTFMKEKYDSNRFQLKPLEDKRKMTICIGAILGFMVGLTSIGSGSLFALAMLFLYKLRASELVGTDIAHAFLLVSAAGFMHAGIGNVDYLLALNLLVGSIPGVIIGSTISSKVPAKPLRAIVALIILVSGFQLI